The Chaetodon trifascialis isolate fChaTrf1 chromosome 16, fChaTrf1.hap1, whole genome shotgun sequence genome includes a region encoding these proteins:
- the smad9 gene encoding mothers against decapentaplegic homolog 9, with protein MNSSASITSLFSFTSPAVKRLLGWKQGDEEEKWAEKAVDSLVKKLKKKKGAMEELERALSCPGQPSKCVTIPRSLDGRLQVSHRKGLPHVIYCRVWRWPDLQSHHELKALECCEFPFGSKQKDICVNPYHYRRVETPVLPPVLVPRHSEFNPQHSLLAKFRNASLHNEPLMPQNATYPDSFPPLPCSSFSSSPSSSLAQSPTSQSYPNSPNSSAEPGSPYHIAAETPPPPYSMMESSPPEDVKPSNSTETIKLTFSTPHRDLRPVCYEEPEYWCSIAYYELNNRVGETFHASSRSVLVDGFTDPSNNKNRFCLGLLSNVNRNSTIEHTRRHIGKGLHLYYVGGEVYAECLSDSSIFVQSRNCNFQHGFHATTVCKIPSGCSLKIFNNQLFAQLLAQSVNHGFEVVYELTKMCTIRMSFVKGWGAEYHRQDVTSTPCWIEVHLHGPLQWLDKVLTQMGSPHNPISSVS; from the exons ATGaactcctctgcctccattaCGTCCCTTTTCTCCTTCACCAGCCCGGCGGTGAAGCGCCTGCTCGGCTGGAAACaaggggatgaggaggagaagtggGCGGAAAAGGCTGTGGACTCTCTAGTGAAGaaattaaagaagaagaaaggggccatggaggagctggagagagcCCTCAGCTGCCCTGGGCAGCCCA GCAAGTGCGTGACGATCCCTCGGTCGCTGGACGGGAGGCTGCAGGTGTCCCACAGGAAGGGTCTGCCCCACGTCATCTACTGCAGGGTGTGGCGCTGGCCCGACCTGCAGTCCCACCACGAGCTGAAAGCCCTGGAGTGCTGCGAGTTCCCCTTCGGCTCCAAGCAGAAGGACATCTGCGTCAACCCCTACCACTACAGGCGCGTGGAGACTCCAG tGCTGCCTCCAGTTCTGGTCCCACGCCACAGCGAGTTCAACCCTCAGCACAGCTTGCTGGCAAAGTTCAGAAACGCCTCCCTGCACAACGAGCCTCTGATGCCCCAGAACGCCACCTACCCGGACTCCTTCCCTCCGCTgccctgctcctccttctcctcctccccttcctcctccctcgccCAGTCTCCCACCTCTCAGAGTTACCCCAACTCCCCCAACAGCTCCGCAGAGCCCGGCAGTCCGTATCACATCGCAG CTGAGACTCCCCCGCCTCCGTACAGCATGATGGAGAGCAGCCCTCCAGAGGATGTGAAGCCCAGCAACTCCACAGAAACCATCAAACTGACATTTTCCACTCCGCACAGAG ATTTACGGCCCGTATGTTACGAGGAGCCGGAGTACTGGTGTTCGATAGCTTACTACGAGCTCAACAACCGGGTCGGCGAGACTTTCCACGCGTCATCCCGCAGCGTCCTGGTGGACGGCTTCACAGACCCATCCAACAACAAGAACCGCTTCTGCCTCGGCCTGCTGTCCAACGTCAACCGCAACTCCACCATCGAGCACACGCGCAGGCACATAGGCAAAG GCTTACATCTGTACTATGTTGGCGGCGAGGTGTACGCGGAGTGTCTGAGCGACAGCAGCATCTTCGTCCAGAGCCGTAACTGCAACTTCCAGCATGGCTTCCACGCCACCACCGTGTGCAAGATCCCCAGCGGCTGCAGCCTCAAGATCTTCAACAACCAGCTGTTTGCCCAGCTCCTTGCCCAGTCCGTCAACCACGGCTTTGAGGTCGTCTACGAGCTCACTAAGATGTGTACCATCCGCATGAGCTTTGTTAAG GGCTGGGGTGCTGAATACCACCGTCAAGATGTGACCAGCACCCCCTGCTGGATCGAGGTACATCTGCACGGGCCCCTGCAGTGGCTGGACAAGGTTCTCACACAGATGGGCTCCCCGCACAACCCTATTTCTTCAGTGtcctaa
- the alg5 gene encoding dolichyl-phosphate beta-glucosyltransferase has product MMDFLCEIVQALVALAALGLIIVLVVAHVTAGMVNLTRHEKEKSFLTATGEKELFPSLHDPHSRELSVVIPAYNEELRMPAMLDEAMEYLENRQKQHPSFTYEVIVVDDGSKDKTTEVALQYTRKYGADKVRVLTLVKNRGKGGAVRMGTMSSRGRVILMADADGATKFSDLDKVEAGLNELNPKPENMAISCGSRAHLEKESVAQRSVFRTFLMYGFHFLVWFFCVRGIKDTQCGFKLFTREAALKTFSSLHVERWAFDVELLYIAQCFKIPIAEVAVNWTEIEGSKLIPFWSWLQMGLDLIFIRLRYITGAWKLQSPQKTD; this is encoded by the exons ATGATGGATTTCCTCTGTGAAATAGTTCAAGCCCTGGTCGCATTGGCAGCTCTAGGTTTGATTATC GTGCTCGTCGTCGCTCACGTCACTGCCGGGATGGTGAACCTGACACGCCACGAGAAGGAGAAAAGCTTCCTCACAGCCACAGGAGAGAAGGAGCTTTTCCCCAGCCTGCATGATCCCCATTCCAGGGAGCTCTCTGTGGTGATCCCGGCCTACAACGAGGAGCTCCGAA TGCCTGCGATGTTGGATGAAGCTATGGAGTACTTGGAAAACAGACAG AAGCAGCACCCATCCTTCACCTATGAGGTCATTGTAGTGGACGATGGCAGTAAAGACAAAACCACAGAG GTTGCTTTGCAGTACACAAGGAAGTACGGTGCAGATAAAGTGCGGGTCCTGACGCTGGTGAAGAACAGGGGGAAAGGAGGAGCTGTGCGGATG GGAACTATGAGCTCCAGAGGGAGAGTCATTCTGATGGCAGATGCTGACGGAGCCACAAAGTTTTCTGACCTCGACAAAGTGGAGGCCGGACTGAATGAGCTCAACCCCAAACCG GAGAACATGGCTATTTCCTGTGGATCCAGAGCTCACCTGGAGAAAGAGTCGGTAGCTCAG CGATCTGTCTTCCGTACATTCCTTATGTATGGATTTCACTTCCTGGTGTGGTTCTTTTGTGTGAGAGGGATCAAGGACACGCAGTGCGGCTTCAAGCTTTTCACGCGCGAGGCTGCACTCAAGaccttctcttctctccacGTAGAGCGATG GGCGTTTGATGTGGAGCTCCTGTACATTGCCCAGTGTTTTAAAATCCCCATAGCAGAGGTGGCGGTCAACTGGACTGAAATAGAAG GGTCCAAGCTGATCCCTTTTTGGAGCTGGCTGCAGATGGGACTGGACCTGATCTTCATTCGTCTGCGTTACATCACCGGAGCCTGGAAGCTGCAGTCACCGCAAAAGACTGACTAG
- the exosc8 gene encoding exosome complex component RRP43, with protein MAAGFKTAEPLEYHRSFLKENCRPDGRELSEFRTTTLNIGSVSTADGSALVKVGNTTVICGIKAELANPTVEAPGKGYIVPNVDLPPLCSSRFRPGPPGEQAQAASQFVADVIESSELIQTEDLCIDRGKLCWVLYCDLMCLDYDGNLLDACLVALLAALKNTQLPEVTINTETCAPEVNLEKRRGLHIHKHPVAASFCVFDDSILIVDPTAEEESLSTAQLTVVTDEDDRLCALHKPGGTSLSGEKLQECIGRATARQREIQKLIDKVVHSVKTAK; from the exons ATGGCGGCTGGTTTCAA GACTGCCGAGCCTCTGGAGTACCACAGGAGCTTTCTG AAAGAAAACTGTCGACCTGACGGACGGGAGCTGTCAGAGTTCAGAACCACAACACTGAACATAG GGTCCGTGTCCACAGCAGATGGCTCGGCCCTGGTGAAGGTTGGAAACACCACAGTCATCTGCGGGATCAAAGCG GAGTTGGCAAACCCGACAGTGGAGGCGCCTGGGAAAGGATACATCG TCCCCAACGTGGACCTGCCGCCTCTGTGCTCCTCTCGCTTCCGGCCGGGCCCCCCGGGCGAGCAGGCGCAGGCTGCCAGCCAGTTCGTCGCTGATGTTATCGAAAG CTCTGAACTGATACAGACGGAGGACCTGTGCATTGACAGAGGAAAG CTCTGCTGGGTGCTCTACTGCGACCTGATGTGTCTCGACTACGACGGGAACCTGTTGGATGCTTGTCTCGTTGCCCTGCTGGCTGCCCTGAAGAACA CACAACTCCCAGAGGTCACCATCAACACAGAGACGTGCGCACCCGAGGTGAACTTAGAAAAGAGACGAGGGCTGCATATTCACAAACATCCAGTTGCTGCCTCTTTTTGCGTCTTCGATGA CTCCATACTGATCGTAGACCCCACGGCCGAGGAGGAGAGTCTGTCCACTGCTCAGCTCACTGTGGTGACGGACGAGGACGATCGACTCTGTGCTCTACACAAGCCAG GTGGGACGTCGCTGTCGggagagaagctgcaggagTGCATCGGCAGAGCAACAGCGCGACAGAGAGAGATCCAGAAGCTCATCGACAAAGTCGTACATAGTGTGAAGACGGCGAAATAA
- the supt20 gene encoding transcription factor SPT20 homolog isoform X1, whose product MQQVLEYALDRAEYIVESARQRPAKRRISSGGRKSLYQKLYELYMEECEKEPELKNLRRNVNLLEKLVSQESVSCLVVNLYPGNEGYSLMLRGKNGSDSETIRLPYEEGELLEYLDAEELPPILVDLLEKSQVNIFHCGCVIVEVRDYRQSGNTKLPTYQSRHILLRPTMQTLICDVHAMTSDHHKWTQDDKLQLESQLILATAEPLCLDPSISVTCTANRLLYNKQKMNTRSMKRCFKRHSRAALNRQQELSHLPMPPQLRLYDYLQRRKERKPAPVIDLKISKIGNCVDMWKQSNCQLTVPNEIDVEKYAVVEKSLQLEDSQPTTVIWPAEEVVDDYTFECEVGGQAQRTKVSIYQSMGDPLVYGKIYCAKEPKAEEDSTDLKLIHPPFLIGSKIDADRFLTQYKGVYERDVKCQVKMSHNSGSVGQGPPSPSKDEGDGISPLVQTSVLGKGVKHRPPPIKLPSGSGSSSSGNPYSSQTTSGLLKCPTPPPAKSQSLNRKHSMELGQVGLMSPASLSPMGSTQRSGTPKPSTPTPTNTPCSTPHPADSLSAPLSVTPTPSDPAMVQSQSQPALLTPFAQQPLALSQPLPVMTIPLPTMGTSITTGTTSSQVMANPAGLNFINVVSSVCSPQTLMSGSNPMLGPGLNLSGILPPGGLMPTMQSAAQTGSPFGLNSTAGLRPLNLLQIPTGPLIFNSLQQQQLSQFSPQQSQSATSSPQQQGETGEQGSDQSLGNQQTAVINLGVGGFMSPQAAVLSQLGCGLDGSGPPLPSPRLQQQHQPQIQLQFLQHQMQQQQQQMAMGAAAPQGGAPRQHTASQPRSKRKRSMPQPLPKS is encoded by the exons AATTTGAGGAGAAATGTGAATCTACTGGAGAAGCTGGTGTCTCAGGAGTCCGTATCATGTCTGGTGGTCAACTTGTACCCTGGGAATGAAGGCTACTCTTTAATGCTCAGGGGCAAAAATGGGTCTG ATTCTGAAACCATCCGTCTGCCATATGAAGAAGGGGAACTACTGGAGTACCTAGATGCTGAGGAGTTGCCTCCTATTCTGGTGGATCTCTTGGAGAAATCACAG GTGAACATCTTCCACTGCGGCTGTGTAATAGTTGAGGTGAGAGACTACAGGCAGTCTGGTAATACCAAGTTGCCCACCTATCAAAGCAGACACATCCTGCTGCGGCCAACCATGCAG ACTCTGATCTGTGATGTCCATGCCATGACCAGTGACCACCACAAATGGACACAG GATGACAAATTACAGCTGGAGAGTCAGTTGATTTTGGCCACAGCTGAGCCTCTGTGCCTGGACCCCTCCATTTCCGTCACCTGCACAGCCAACCGCCTGCTctacaacaaacagaaaatgaacactCGCTCCATGAAACG GTGTTTCAAGAGACACTCTCGAGCTGCACTGAACAGGCAGCAGGAGCTGTCCCATCTGCCCATGCCGCCACAGCTACGACTCTACGACTACctacagaggaggaaggagaggaaaccTGCCCCTGTCATAGACCTGAAGATCTCAAAGATCGGAAAC TGTGTTGACATGTGGAAGCAGAGCAACTGCCAACTAACTGTACCGAATGAAATTGAT GTGGAAAAGTATGCTGTGGTTGAGAAATCTCTGCAGTTGGAGGACTCTCAGCCCACTACTGTGATCTGGCCTGCTGAG GAAGTAGTGGATGACTACACGTTTGAGTGTGAGGTGGGGGGCCAAGCCCAGAGGACCAAGGTGTCTATCTACCAATCGATGGGAGACCCACTGGTGTATGGGAAGATCTACTGTGCTAAAGAACcaaaagcagaggaggacagcacAGACCTAAAGCTCATACATCCCCC CTTCCTCATAGGCTCAAAGATCGATGCAGATCG ATTTCTTACTCAGTACAAAGGAGTGTATGAGAGAGATGTGAAGTGTCAGGTCAAGATGTCCCATAACTCAGGCAGCGTGGGACAGGGGCCTCCCTCCCCCAGCAAAGATGAG GGTGATGGTATTTCTCCACTGGTCCAGACGTCTGTTTTGGGAAAAGGGGTGAAGCACCGGCCCCCACCCATCAAACTGCCTTCAGGATcaggcagcagctcctcag GTAATCCATAtagttcacaaaccaccagtGGTCTACTCAAGTGTCCTACGCCCCCTCCAGCCAAAAGCCAGTCTCTCAACAGGAAGCACTCCATGGAGCTGGGCCAGGTGGGCCTGATGTcgcctgcctccctctcccctaTGGGCTCCACACAGA GATCCGGGACCCCCAAGCcatccacccccacccccaccaacACGCCGTGCTCGACACCGCACCCCGCCGACTCCCTCTCCGCTCCTCTTTCGGTGACCCCCACCCCTTCAGACCCCGCCATGGTTCAGAGCCAGTCGCAGCCCGCCCTCCTCACGCCCTTCGCCCAGCAGCCGCTGGCCCTAAGCCAGCCTCTGCCCGTCATGACCATTCCCCTGCCCACCATGGGCACGTCCATCACCACGGGAACCACCTCGTCGCAGGTCATGGCCAACCCGGCAGGCCTCAATTTCATCAACGTGGTCAGCTCAGTCTG CAGTCCTCAGACCTTGATGAGTGGCTCCAACCCCATGCTGGGTCCAGGCCTTAACCTGAGTGGAATCCTGCCCCCTGGAGGGCTGATGCCCACCatgcagtcagcagcacagactg GGAGTCCATTTGGCCTGAACAGCACTGCTGGGTTGAGACCACTGAACCTGCTGCAG ATCCCCACTGGTCCTCTCATCTTTaactctctgcagcagcagcagctgtctcagTTCTCCCCACAGCAGAGTCAGTCGGCCACCTCCAGCCCTCAACAGCAGGGGGAGACG GGTGAGCAGGGGTCAGATCAAAGTTTAGGAAACCAGCAAACGGCGGTCATCAACCTGGGAGTCGGAGGCTTCATGTCTCCACAGGCAGCAG TGCTGTCCCAGTTGGGCTGTGGGCTGGACGGGTCTGGGCCCCCGCTGCCTTCTCCAaggcttcagcagcagcaccagccaCAGATCCAA TTGCAATTCTTGCAGCAccaaatgcagcagcagcagcagcaaatggctatgggagcagcagctcctcagggGGGAGCACCGCGGCAACATACCGCCAGCCAACCAAGAagtaagaggaagaggagcatgCCACAGCCCCTCCCCAAGTCGTGA
- the supt20 gene encoding transcription factor SPT20 homolog isoform X2: protein MQQVLEYALDRAEYIVESARQRPAKRRISSGGRKSLYQKLYELYMEECEKEPELKNLRRNVNLLEKLVSQESVSCLVVNLYPGNEGYSLMLRGKNGSDSETIRLPYEEGELLEYLDAEELPPILVDLLEKSQVNIFHCGCVIVEVRDYRQSGNTKLPTYQSRHILLRPTMQTLICDVHAMTSDHHKWTQDDKLQLESQLILATAEPLCLDPSISVTCTANRLLYNKQKMNTRSMKRCFKRHSRAALNRQQELSHLPMPPQLRLYDYLQRRKERKPAPVIDLKISKIGNCVDMWKQSNCQLTVPNEIDVEKYAVVEKSLQLEDSQPTTVIWPAEEVVDDYTFECEVGGQAQRTKVSIYQSMGDPLVYGKIYCAKEPKAEEDSTDLKLIHPPFLIGSKIDADRFLTQYKGVYERDVKCQVKMSHNSGSVGQGPPSPSKDEGDGISPLVQTSVLGKGVKHRPPPIKLPSGSGSSSSGNPYSSQTTSGLLKCPTPPPAKSQSLNRKHSMELGQVGLMSPASLSPMGSTQRSGTPKPSTPTPTNTPCSTPHPADSLSAPLSVTPTPSDPAMVQSQSQPALLTPFAQQPLALSQPLPVMTIPLPTMGTSITTGTTSSQVMANPAGLNFINVVSSVCPQTLMSGSNPMLGPGLNLSGILPPGGLMPTMQSAAQTGSPFGLNSTAGLRPLNLLQIPTGPLIFNSLQQQQLSQFSPQQSQSATSSPQQQGETGEQGSDQSLGNQQTAVINLGVGGFMSPQAAVLSQLGCGLDGSGPPLPSPRLQQQHQPQIQLQFLQHQMQQQQQQMAMGAAAPQGGAPRQHTASQPRSKRKRSMPQPLPKS from the exons AATTTGAGGAGAAATGTGAATCTACTGGAGAAGCTGGTGTCTCAGGAGTCCGTATCATGTCTGGTGGTCAACTTGTACCCTGGGAATGAAGGCTACTCTTTAATGCTCAGGGGCAAAAATGGGTCTG ATTCTGAAACCATCCGTCTGCCATATGAAGAAGGGGAACTACTGGAGTACCTAGATGCTGAGGAGTTGCCTCCTATTCTGGTGGATCTCTTGGAGAAATCACAG GTGAACATCTTCCACTGCGGCTGTGTAATAGTTGAGGTGAGAGACTACAGGCAGTCTGGTAATACCAAGTTGCCCACCTATCAAAGCAGACACATCCTGCTGCGGCCAACCATGCAG ACTCTGATCTGTGATGTCCATGCCATGACCAGTGACCACCACAAATGGACACAG GATGACAAATTACAGCTGGAGAGTCAGTTGATTTTGGCCACAGCTGAGCCTCTGTGCCTGGACCCCTCCATTTCCGTCACCTGCACAGCCAACCGCCTGCTctacaacaaacagaaaatgaacactCGCTCCATGAAACG GTGTTTCAAGAGACACTCTCGAGCTGCACTGAACAGGCAGCAGGAGCTGTCCCATCTGCCCATGCCGCCACAGCTACGACTCTACGACTACctacagaggaggaaggagaggaaaccTGCCCCTGTCATAGACCTGAAGATCTCAAAGATCGGAAAC TGTGTTGACATGTGGAAGCAGAGCAACTGCCAACTAACTGTACCGAATGAAATTGAT GTGGAAAAGTATGCTGTGGTTGAGAAATCTCTGCAGTTGGAGGACTCTCAGCCCACTACTGTGATCTGGCCTGCTGAG GAAGTAGTGGATGACTACACGTTTGAGTGTGAGGTGGGGGGCCAAGCCCAGAGGACCAAGGTGTCTATCTACCAATCGATGGGAGACCCACTGGTGTATGGGAAGATCTACTGTGCTAAAGAACcaaaagcagaggaggacagcacAGACCTAAAGCTCATACATCCCCC CTTCCTCATAGGCTCAAAGATCGATGCAGATCG ATTTCTTACTCAGTACAAAGGAGTGTATGAGAGAGATGTGAAGTGTCAGGTCAAGATGTCCCATAACTCAGGCAGCGTGGGACAGGGGCCTCCCTCCCCCAGCAAAGATGAG GGTGATGGTATTTCTCCACTGGTCCAGACGTCTGTTTTGGGAAAAGGGGTGAAGCACCGGCCCCCACCCATCAAACTGCCTTCAGGATcaggcagcagctcctcag GTAATCCATAtagttcacaaaccaccagtGGTCTACTCAAGTGTCCTACGCCCCCTCCAGCCAAAAGCCAGTCTCTCAACAGGAAGCACTCCATGGAGCTGGGCCAGGTGGGCCTGATGTcgcctgcctccctctcccctaTGGGCTCCACACAGA GATCCGGGACCCCCAAGCcatccacccccacccccaccaacACGCCGTGCTCGACACCGCACCCCGCCGACTCCCTCTCCGCTCCTCTTTCGGTGACCCCCACCCCTTCAGACCCCGCCATGGTTCAGAGCCAGTCGCAGCCCGCCCTCCTCACGCCCTTCGCCCAGCAGCCGCTGGCCCTAAGCCAGCCTCTGCCCGTCATGACCATTCCCCTGCCCACCATGGGCACGTCCATCACCACGGGAACCACCTCGTCGCAGGTCATGGCCAACCCGGCAGGCCTCAATTTCATCAACGTGGTCAGCTCAGTCTG TCCTCAGACCTTGATGAGTGGCTCCAACCCCATGCTGGGTCCAGGCCTTAACCTGAGTGGAATCCTGCCCCCTGGAGGGCTGATGCCCACCatgcagtcagcagcacagactg GGAGTCCATTTGGCCTGAACAGCACTGCTGGGTTGAGACCACTGAACCTGCTGCAG ATCCCCACTGGTCCTCTCATCTTTaactctctgcagcagcagcagctgtctcagTTCTCCCCACAGCAGAGTCAGTCGGCCACCTCCAGCCCTCAACAGCAGGGGGAGACG GGTGAGCAGGGGTCAGATCAAAGTTTAGGAAACCAGCAAACGGCGGTCATCAACCTGGGAGTCGGAGGCTTCATGTCTCCACAGGCAGCAG TGCTGTCCCAGTTGGGCTGTGGGCTGGACGGGTCTGGGCCCCCGCTGCCTTCTCCAaggcttcagcagcagcaccagccaCAGATCCAA TTGCAATTCTTGCAGCAccaaatgcagcagcagcagcagcaaatggctatgggagcagcagctcctcagggGGGAGCACCGCGGCAACATACCGCCAGCCAACCAAGAagtaagaggaagaggagcatgCCACAGCCCCTCCCCAAGTCGTGA
- the supt20 gene encoding transcription factor SPT20 homolog isoform X3, producing MQQVLEYALDRAEYIVESARQRPAKRRISSGGRKSLYQKLYELYMEECEKEPELKNLRRNVNLLEKLVSQESVSCLVVNLYPGNEGYSLMLRGKNGSDSETIRLPYEEGELLEYLDAEELPPILVDLLEKSQVNIFHCGCVIVEVRDYRQSGNTKLPTYQSRHILLRPTMQTLICDVHAMTSDHHKWTQDDKLQLESQLILATAEPLCLDPSISVTCTANRLLYNKQKMNTRSMKRCFKRHSRAALNRQQELSHLPMPPQLRLYDYLQRRKERKPAPVIDLKISKIGNCVDMWKQSNCQLTVPNEIDVEKYAVVEKSLQLEDSQPTTVIWPAEEVVDDYTFECEVGGQAQRTKVSIYQSMGDPLVYGKIYCAKEPKAEEDSTDLKLIHPPFLIGSKIDADRFLTQYKGVYERDVKCQVKMSHNSGSVGQGPPSPSKDEGDGISPLVQTSVLGKGVKHRPPPIKLPSGSGSSSSGNPYSSQTTSGLLKCPTPPPAKSQSLNRKHSMELGQVGLMSPASLSPMGSTQRSGTPKPSTPTPTNTPCSTPHPADSLSAPLSVTPTPSDPAMVQSQSQPALLTPFAQQPLALSQPLPVMTIPLPTMGTSITTGTTSSQVMANPAGLNFINVVSSVCSPQTLMSGSNPMLGPGLNLSGILPPGGLMPTMQSAAQTGSPFGLNSTAGLRPLNLLQIPTGPLIFNSLQQQQLSQFSPQQSQSATSSPQQQGETGEQGSDQSLGNQQTAVINLGVGGFMSPQAAVAILAAPNAAAAAANGYGSSSSSGGSTAATYRQPTKK from the exons AATTTGAGGAGAAATGTGAATCTACTGGAGAAGCTGGTGTCTCAGGAGTCCGTATCATGTCTGGTGGTCAACTTGTACCCTGGGAATGAAGGCTACTCTTTAATGCTCAGGGGCAAAAATGGGTCTG ATTCTGAAACCATCCGTCTGCCATATGAAGAAGGGGAACTACTGGAGTACCTAGATGCTGAGGAGTTGCCTCCTATTCTGGTGGATCTCTTGGAGAAATCACAG GTGAACATCTTCCACTGCGGCTGTGTAATAGTTGAGGTGAGAGACTACAGGCAGTCTGGTAATACCAAGTTGCCCACCTATCAAAGCAGACACATCCTGCTGCGGCCAACCATGCAG ACTCTGATCTGTGATGTCCATGCCATGACCAGTGACCACCACAAATGGACACAG GATGACAAATTACAGCTGGAGAGTCAGTTGATTTTGGCCACAGCTGAGCCTCTGTGCCTGGACCCCTCCATTTCCGTCACCTGCACAGCCAACCGCCTGCTctacaacaaacagaaaatgaacactCGCTCCATGAAACG GTGTTTCAAGAGACACTCTCGAGCTGCACTGAACAGGCAGCAGGAGCTGTCCCATCTGCCCATGCCGCCACAGCTACGACTCTACGACTACctacagaggaggaaggagaggaaaccTGCCCCTGTCATAGACCTGAAGATCTCAAAGATCGGAAAC TGTGTTGACATGTGGAAGCAGAGCAACTGCCAACTAACTGTACCGAATGAAATTGAT GTGGAAAAGTATGCTGTGGTTGAGAAATCTCTGCAGTTGGAGGACTCTCAGCCCACTACTGTGATCTGGCCTGCTGAG GAAGTAGTGGATGACTACACGTTTGAGTGTGAGGTGGGGGGCCAAGCCCAGAGGACCAAGGTGTCTATCTACCAATCGATGGGAGACCCACTGGTGTATGGGAAGATCTACTGTGCTAAAGAACcaaaagcagaggaggacagcacAGACCTAAAGCTCATACATCCCCC CTTCCTCATAGGCTCAAAGATCGATGCAGATCG ATTTCTTACTCAGTACAAAGGAGTGTATGAGAGAGATGTGAAGTGTCAGGTCAAGATGTCCCATAACTCAGGCAGCGTGGGACAGGGGCCTCCCTCCCCCAGCAAAGATGAG GGTGATGGTATTTCTCCACTGGTCCAGACGTCTGTTTTGGGAAAAGGGGTGAAGCACCGGCCCCCACCCATCAAACTGCCTTCAGGATcaggcagcagctcctcag GTAATCCATAtagttcacaaaccaccagtGGTCTACTCAAGTGTCCTACGCCCCCTCCAGCCAAAAGCCAGTCTCTCAACAGGAAGCACTCCATGGAGCTGGGCCAGGTGGGCCTGATGTcgcctgcctccctctcccctaTGGGCTCCACACAGA GATCCGGGACCCCCAAGCcatccacccccacccccaccaacACGCCGTGCTCGACACCGCACCCCGCCGACTCCCTCTCCGCTCCTCTTTCGGTGACCCCCACCCCTTCAGACCCCGCCATGGTTCAGAGCCAGTCGCAGCCCGCCCTCCTCACGCCCTTCGCCCAGCAGCCGCTGGCCCTAAGCCAGCCTCTGCCCGTCATGACCATTCCCCTGCCCACCATGGGCACGTCCATCACCACGGGAACCACCTCGTCGCAGGTCATGGCCAACCCGGCAGGCCTCAATTTCATCAACGTGGTCAGCTCAGTCTG CAGTCCTCAGACCTTGATGAGTGGCTCCAACCCCATGCTGGGTCCAGGCCTTAACCTGAGTGGAATCCTGCCCCCTGGAGGGCTGATGCCCACCatgcagtcagcagcacagactg GGAGTCCATTTGGCCTGAACAGCACTGCTGGGTTGAGACCACTGAACCTGCTGCAG ATCCCCACTGGTCCTCTCATCTTTaactctctgcagcagcagcagctgtctcagTTCTCCCCACAGCAGAGTCAGTCGGCCACCTCCAGCCCTCAACAGCAGGGGGAGACG GGTGAGCAGGGGTCAGATCAAAGTTTAGGAAACCAGCAAACGGCGGTCATCAACCTGGGAGTCGGAGGCTTCATGTCTCCACAGGCAGCAG TTGCAATTCTTGCAGCAccaaatgcagcagcagcagcagcaaatggctatgggagcagcagctcctcagggGGGAGCACCGCGGCAACATACCGCCAGCCAACCAAGAagtaa